In Dolichospermum flos-aquae CCAP 1403/13F, the following proteins share a genomic window:
- a CDS encoding GUN4 domain-containing protein, whose protein sequence is MTLNSNNLSKSFYKQPLESFQNTDLQKKLNKLSNFNSNNIDKELIDRALRLADGNPRLLEWLDGEVLSQRDADSQIREFEFNSEGWRQRVIWEREDTARLNIDRSIERIVSRCLVFEIPVPLSALEAVCHSIDDSKQLLNKAIALGLIEVNSEREESNRLYRVSRIIPHIIPNIQLPEAPKVYSLYQKANESLYQLWGNEENHSKEKWQEIFRLKFANRENPERFRQGFAQLLAVQHNSEADQVFEFKLRKCADDLVEDGLCEVLANYLKQKQWRKADEETAWIFYQVMVKGKYEDWYDLLDQFPCETLKKIDQLWLDNSNNTLGISIQSRIYQSLSGEKKWEQFCDRVWGSGKSYNEIIRDIGKKMIPGASSGTSAYLPVSIYTKYYVKGLGDCGWGVGVVFGEDMVVGVGDLGWGGDSLLSRRDL, encoded by the coding sequence ATGACTTTGAATTCTAATAATTTATCCAAAAGCTTCTATAAGCAACCATTAGAAAGCTTTCAAAACACTGATTTACAAAAGAAGCTAAACAAACTAAGCAACTTTAATTCTAATAACATTGATAAGGAGTTAATTGACCGAGCTTTAAGACTTGCTGATGGCAATCCTCGTTTATTGGAATGGTTAGATGGAGAAGTGCTATCACAGAGAGATGCAGATTCACAAATCCGTGAATTTGAATTTAACTCTGAAGGTTGGAGACAAAGGGTTATTTGGGAAAGAGAAGACACTGCTAGATTAAACATAGACCGGTCTATTGAGAGAATTGTCAGTAGATGCTTGGTATTTGAAATTCCTGTTCCTTTGTCAGCATTAGAAGCTGTTTGTCACTCTATTGATGATTCTAAACAACTCTTAAATAAAGCAATTGCACTAGGACTGATAGAAGTAAATTCGGAACGAGAAGAATCTAATCGACTTTATCGAGTTTCCCGCATCATACCTCACATTATTCCCAATATCCAACTGCCTGAAGCACCAAAAGTTTATTCTCTCTACCAAAAAGCTAATGAAAGCTTATATCAGTTATGGGGTAATGAAGAGAACCACAGCAAAGAAAAATGGCAAGAAATTTTTCGGTTGAAATTCGCCAATAGGGAAAATCCTGAACGATTCAGGCAAGGCTTTGCTCAGCTGTTGGCAGTTCAACATAACTCAGAAGCTGATCAAGTTTTTGAATTTAAATTGAGAAAATGTGCTGATGATTTGGTAGAAGATGGATTATGTGAAGTATTGGCAAATTATCTGAAGCAGAAACAGTGGCGAAAGGCAGACGAGGAAACAGCTTGGATTTTTTACCAAGTCATGGTTAAAGGAAAATATGAAGATTGGTACGATTTGTTAGATCAATTTCCCTGTGAAACTCTCAAGAAAATTGATCAACTCTGGCTTGACAATAGTAACAATACATTGGGTATTAGCATCCAGAGTAGAATTTACCAGAGTCTAAGTGGAGAGAAAAAATGGGAACAGTTTTGCGATCGGGTTTGGGGATCGGGAAAATCGTATAATGAGATAATCAGGGACATAGGGAAGAAGATGATACCAGGGGCATCATCAGGAACATCAGCATACTTACCAGTATCAATTTATACCAAGTATTATGTTAAAGGATTAGGAGACTGTGGGTGGGGAGTGGGAGTGGTGTTCGGAGAAGATATGGTGGTGGGGGTTGGGGACTTGGGGTGGGGTGGGGACTCTCTTCTCTCGCGCAGAGACTTGTAG
- a CDS encoding lipid-A-disaccharide synthase has product MTSSVDILILSNGPGEVTTWVRPVVKALREQLGHDISQVRISVILSPCPHASGKEAAIALGYPEVDRVQAAADFWQFLLWGKTAENWDWRNQGAVVFLGGDQLFPVIIGKKLGYKTVVYAEWSARWHNFIDKFAIMKVQVAKNVSPKYIDKFTVVGDLMLEAAENEITSKIENPKSQINIIGILPGSKAAKLTQGVPLTLAIAEYIHSKLPQTKFFIPVAPTLDLSTLADFAKPENNPLAKAFNFQGADLIGDNLVTSTGLIVALKSENPAYHLLSQCSICLTTVGANTAELGALAVPMIVLLPTQQLDAMRSWDGLPGILANLPGVGSSFAKLINWWMIKNKGLLAWPNIWAQAEIVPELVGKLQPETVGKMVLDLLENPEKLAAIRDKLRSVRGEGGAAEKLAILVKKELL; this is encoded by the coding sequence ATGACTTCATCGGTAGATATTCTCATTCTTTCCAATGGACCAGGAGAAGTTACAACTTGGGTACGTCCTGTTGTCAAAGCATTGAGAGAACAATTAGGACATGATATTTCTCAAGTAAGAATTTCTGTAATATTATCACCTTGTCCCCATGCTAGTGGAAAAGAAGCTGCTATAGCGTTGGGCTACCCAGAGGTTGATAGAGTTCAAGCAGCAGCAGATTTTTGGCAATTTTTACTATGGGGAAAAACCGCAGAAAATTGGGATTGGAGAAATCAAGGTGCAGTGGTATTTTTAGGTGGTGATCAACTTTTTCCCGTTATTATTGGTAAGAAGTTAGGATATAAAACAGTAGTTTACGCCGAATGGTCAGCGCGTTGGCACAATTTTATAGATAAATTTGCAATTATGAAAGTTCAAGTTGCGAAAAATGTTTCTCCTAAATATATAGATAAATTCACTGTTGTTGGTGATTTAATGTTAGAAGCAGCAGAGAATGAAATAACATCTAAAATTGAAAATCCCAAATCCCAAATTAACATTATTGGCATTTTACCAGGTTCAAAAGCAGCAAAATTAACCCAAGGTGTACCTTTAACTTTAGCTATTGCTGAATATATTCACAGTAAATTACCCCAAACAAAGTTTTTTATTCCTGTTGCACCAACTTTAGATCTATCAACTTTAGCTGATTTTGCTAAACCTGAAAATAACCCATTGGCTAAAGCTTTTAACTTTCAAGGTGCTGATTTAATAGGTGATAATTTGGTGACTTCTACAGGTTTAATAGTAGCATTAAAATCAGAAAATCCCGCTTATCATTTATTATCTCAATGTTCTATTTGTTTGACTACAGTTGGTGCAAATACCGCAGAATTAGGTGCATTAGCTGTCCCGATGATTGTCCTATTACCAACTCAACAATTAGATGCTATGCGTTCTTGGGATGGTTTACCAGGAATATTAGCAAATTTACCGGGAGTAGGTTCTAGTTTTGCTAAATTAATTAATTGGTGGATGATAAAAAATAAGGGTTTGTTAGCTTGGCCGAATATTTGGGCGCAAGCAGAAATTGTTCCAGAATTGGTAGGTAAATTGCAACCCGAAACTGTGGGGAAAATGGTTTTAGATTTGTTAGAAAATCCCGAAAAATTAGCAGCTATTCGGGATAAGTTACGCAGTGTTAGGGGTGAAGGTGGGGCTGCGGAAAAGTTGGCAATTTTGGTCAAAAAAGAGTTATTATAG
- a CDS encoding CHAT domain-containing protein produces MPILHIDLRKIDNNYVELRYFRDNPNQYDSRQVSLNEIQQQINLINRDYYEDYNIQPEDYARIGQVLYNFLDGSERFLQKAIDEYSRDGLVLAIATSEELAHLPWEILHDGKKFLVEKKPGIILPLRWNPDKSNPLEEQNQPKNSALNVLFMATSPIDSNLPELDFEEEEARILKATSGKPLSLIVEESGCLEEMHSLIETYYQRNYFDVFHLTGHTGEKDGNTYFITETELGEKKYSSAEDIAEALGFPMPKLIFLCGCQTGYSPRKGTVQSMAEALLMEGANAVLGWGKKVSDKDATEAAANLYEKLSGGYTVIEAIATTYRTLIKNKATGWHLLRFYVAKTLPGQLVERGQESIPRNSFTTEFFDSEGKVRVANRESFIGRRRQLQNCLRSLKISSSEIGVLIHGMGGLGKSTIAARLCDRLSGHKKIVWWRQIDEPSLVKKLADHLQSQEQRTLLRGNQEELKQRLKRAFNTLGRSVLVFDDFEWNLKPRDQGYVLNPDAAEVLSALIWAIRNQENITHHRIIITSRYDFEF; encoded by the coding sequence ATGCCAATTTTACATATAGACCTCAGAAAAATAGATAATAATTACGTTGAATTACGTTACTTTCGGGATAATCCTAATCAGTACGATTCCCGTCAGGTTTCCTTAAACGAAATACAACAACAAATTAATCTGATAAACAGGGACTATTACGAAGATTACAATATACAACCAGAAGATTATGCCAGAATAGGTCAGGTACTTTATAATTTCTTGGATGGGAGTGAACGTTTCCTTCAAAAAGCTATAGATGAGTATAGCCGTGATGGTCTTGTGCTTGCTATTGCTACATCCGAAGAACTAGCTCATCTACCTTGGGAAATTCTACATGATGGTAAAAAGTTTTTGGTAGAAAAAAAACCAGGTATTATTCTTCCATTACGATGGAACCCTGATAAGAGCAACCCATTAGAAGAACAGAATCAGCCAAAAAATAGTGCGCTGAATGTCTTGTTTATGGCGACTTCCCCAATAGATTCCAACTTACCAGAGCTAGATTTTGAAGAAGAAGAAGCACGCATTTTAAAGGCAACATCTGGCAAACCCTTATCTTTAATTGTAGAAGAAAGCGGTTGTCTGGAAGAAATGCATAGTTTGATTGAAACTTATTACCAGCGTAATTACTTTGATGTCTTTCATCTGACTGGTCATACAGGTGAAAAAGATGGAAATACCTACTTTATCACGGAAACAGAATTAGGAGAAAAAAAGTATAGCAGCGCAGAAGATATTGCTGAGGCACTGGGATTCCCAATGCCAAAATTGATTTTCCTCTGTGGCTGTCAGACCGGATATTCTCCACGCAAAGGGACAGTTCAATCAATGGCAGAAGCTCTATTAATGGAAGGAGCAAATGCTGTTCTAGGTTGGGGTAAGAAAGTTTCAGATAAAGATGCAACGGAAGCAGCAGCAAATTTATACGAAAAGTTATCAGGAGGGTATACAGTCATTGAAGCAATTGCCACAACTTACCGCACATTAATTAAAAATAAAGCAACAGGTTGGCACTTGTTGCGATTTTATGTGGCTAAAACTCTACCAGGACAATTAGTTGAAAGAGGACAAGAATCCATCCCTCGTAATTCTTTTACTACCGAGTTCTTCGACTCTGAAGGGAAAGTTAGAGTTGCTAATCGTGAGAGCTTTATTGGTCGTCGTCGTCAATTACAAAATTGCCTACGGAGTCTCAAAATATCTTCAAGCGAGATTGGTGTTTTAATTCACGGCATGGGAGGATTAGGCAAAAGTACCATTGCCGCTCGACTATGTGACCGATTATCTGGGCATAAGAAAATAGTTTGGTGGCGACAAATTGATGAACCTAGCTTAGTCAAGAAGTTGGCAGACCATCTCCAATCTCAAGAACAACGAACACTACTTAGAGGAAATCAAGAAGAACTAAAACAGCGATTAAAAAGAGCTTTCAATACTTTGGGGCGATCCGTTCTGGTATTTGATGACTTTGAATGGAATTTAAAACCTCGTGATCAAGGCTATGTTCTCAACCCTGATGCTGCTGAAGTATTGAGTGCTTTAATATGGGCAATTAGAAACCAAGAAAATATTACTCATCACCGTATTATTATCACATCTCGTTATGACTTTGAATTCTAA
- a CDS encoding Eco57I restriction-modification methylase domain-containing protein: MKAPDTIIKLVEHFHSSIELYRAGGINETQTRIEFINPFFAALGWDINNERQISDIYKDVVHEDSLKISDANKAKAPDYSFWVGGVRKFFVEAKKPAVNVGNNMSAAFQVRRYGWSAKLPLSILTDFEEFAVYDCRIMPNKNDSPLIARIKHFNYTKYVEKWQEIYDLFSKESVLNGSLERFAETKVKAGITVDQKFLQEIEIWRENLAANIVWRNPQIEQRELNFAVQMTINRIVFLRICEDRGIEPYQQLYNLLKFENFYQELGRLFINADYRYNSGLFHFQGEKRRENPDDFTLNLTIDDAILTLIIRKLYPPESPYEFSVIPVEILGQVYEQFLGKVIQISASRQAVIEDKPEVRKAGGVYYTPSYIVDYIIKQTIGKVLKNKKPDKIQDITILDPACGSGSFLIVAYQFLLDWYLEQYLQNPKKYKNKFYQISDHQWRLTASERKQILLTHIYGVDIDQQAVETTKLSLLLKVLEGESGETISRQLQLFKERALPDLDYNIQCGNTLIDAEFYQHTQLNFLDENTAYRVNIFDWKSAFSVIMKRGGFDVVIGNPPYIRIQALKEWAALEVEFYKQQYVSASKGNYDIYVVFVEKGLELLRKDGYLGFILPHKFFNAQYGESIRKLIAEGKYLHKIVHFGDQQVFPKVSTYTCLLFLRKSQQSDLEMERVTDLIDWKNNHNSQTGIINHSLASGLAWNFILGEDANLFAKLQQIKSRLEDVTERIFQGIKTSADKIYIVEELSREDNLIQVFSKEKQIAYWLESNLLHPLIKGGDSKRYYLSKTNKLIIFPYMLKNNGSMELISMNTFEKEYPLTRNYLLDNKDYLESRENSKMLGENWYGYSRFQALNVMALPKIFTPDIATGSSFTWDKTGEIFFTGGVAGGYGILVKSIYSWEYILGLLNSQVLEFYLKKSSTSMRGGYYSFESRFIRNLPIKIIDNSQISEKQKHDLIVNLVQQMLYLHQQLNQANTPPAKRMIQQQIQATDRQINQLVYELYELTDAEITMIESIQST, translated from the coding sequence ATGAAAGCACCTGATACCATTATTAAACTTGTTGAACATTTTCACTCTTCGATAGAATTGTATCGTGCAGGGGGAATTAATGAAACACAAACTAGAATTGAATTTATCAATCCTTTCTTTGCTGCTTTAGGGTGGGATATTAATAATGAACGACAAATTTCTGATATTTATAAAGACGTTGTTCATGAAGATTCTTTAAAAATTAGCGACGCAAACAAAGCCAAAGCACCTGATTATAGTTTTTGGGTTGGTGGAGTCAGAAAGTTTTTTGTGGAAGCGAAAAAACCCGCTGTTAATGTTGGTAATAATATGAGTGCAGCCTTTCAAGTCAGACGTTATGGCTGGTCTGCAAAATTACCTTTAAGCATTTTAACAGATTTTGAAGAATTTGCAGTTTATGATTGTCGAATTATGCCAAATAAAAATGATTCTCCATTGATAGCGAGAATCAAACATTTTAATTATACAAAATATGTGGAAAAATGGCAAGAGATTTATGATCTTTTTTCTAAGGAATCTGTCTTAAATGGTTCTTTAGAAAGATTTGCGGAAACTAAAGTTAAAGCTGGGATTACTGTTGATCAAAAATTTCTCCAAGAAATTGAAATTTGGCGAGAAAATTTAGCTGCTAATATTGTTTGGAGAAATCCCCAAATTGAACAAAGAGAGTTAAATTTTGCTGTCCAAATGACGATTAATAGAATTGTCTTTTTACGCATTTGTGAAGATAGAGGAATTGAACCTTATCAACAGTTATATAATTTATTAAAGTTTGAAAATTTTTATCAAGAATTAGGGCGGTTATTTATCAATGCAGATTATCGCTATAATTCGGGTTTATTCCATTTTCAAGGTGAAAAAAGACGAGAAAATCCTGATGATTTTACTTTGAATTTAACTATAGATGATGCTATTTTAACATTAATTATTAGAAAACTCTATCCTCCAGAAAGTCCTTATGAATTTTCTGTGATTCCTGTGGAAATTTTAGGACAAGTGTATGAACAATTTTTAGGTAAAGTCATTCAAATATCTGCAAGTCGTCAAGCAGTTATTGAAGATAAACCGGAAGTAAGAAAAGCTGGAGGTGTTTATTATACTCCTAGTTATATTGTTGATTATATTATTAAACAAACTATTGGTAAGGTTTTAAAAAATAAGAAACCAGATAAAATCCAAGATATAACAATTCTTGATCCTGCTTGTGGTTCGGGTTCTTTTTTAATTGTGGCCTATCAATTTCTCCTAGATTGGTATTTAGAACAATATCTGCAAAATCCCAAGAAATACAAAAATAAATTCTATCAAATTTCAGATCATCAATGGCGTTTAACCGCAAGTGAGAGAAAGCAAATTTTATTAACTCATATTTATGGTGTTGATATTGATCAACAAGCGGTAGAAACAACTAAACTATCTTTGTTATTAAAGGTATTAGAAGGAGAATCAGGAGAAACAATTAGCAGACAATTACAGCTATTTAAGGAAAGGGCTTTACCTGATTTAGATTATAATATTCAGTGTGGTAATACCTTGATAGACGCAGAATTTTATCAACATACTCAATTAAATTTTTTAGACGAAAATACGGCTTATAGAGTTAATATTTTTGACTGGAAATCGGCTTTTTCTGTTATTATGAAACGAGGTGGTTTTGATGTAGTTATTGGTAATCCTCCCTATATTAGAATCCAAGCTTTAAAAGAATGGGCTGCTTTAGAAGTTGAATTTTATAAACAACAGTATGTTTCTGCTAGTAAGGGAAACTATGATATTTATGTTGTCTTTGTGGAAAAGGGATTAGAGCTATTAAGAAAAGATGGCTATTTAGGTTTTATTTTACCCCATAAGTTTTTTAATGCTCAATATGGGGAATCTATCAGAAAATTAATTGCTGAAGGTAAATATCTTCATAAAATAGTGCATTTTGGAGATCAACAAGTGTTTCCAAAAGTTTCAACTTATACTTGTTTGCTTTTCTTGAGAAAATCACAACAATCTGATTTAGAAATGGAAAGAGTTACTGATTTAATAGATTGGAAAAATAATCATAATAGTCAAACAGGAATTATTAATCATTCGTTAGCTTCTGGGTTAGCATGGAATTTTATTTTGGGAGAAGATGCTAATTTATTTGCAAAATTACAACAAATTAAATCTAGACTAGAAGATGTAACAGAAAGGATTTTTCAAGGAATTAAAACCAGTGCTGATAAAATATATATCGTCGAAGAATTATCACGGGAAGATAATTTAATCCAGGTTTTTTCAAAAGAAAAACAAATAGCATACTGGTTAGAATCTAATTTACTACATCCTTTGATTAAAGGTGGTGATAGTAAAAGATATTATTTGTCTAAAACTAATAAGTTGATTATTTTTCCCTATATGCTTAAAAATAATGGTTCAATGGAATTAATTTCTATGAATACCTTTGAAAAAGAATATCCTTTAACCCGGAATTATTTACTAGATAATAAAGATTATTTAGAAAGTAGAGAAAATAGTAAAATGTTAGGAGAAAATTGGTATGGATATAGTAGATTTCAAGCTTTAAATGTCATGGCTTTACCAAAAATATTTACTCCTGATATTGCGACTGGTTCATCATTTACATGGGATAAAACAGGGGAGATATTTTTTACGGGTGGTGTCGCTGGAGGATATGGAATTTTAGTTAAATCTATTTATTCATGGGAATACATTTTAGGATTGTTAAATAGTCAAGTTCTAGAATTTTATCTCAAAAAATCATCTACATCAATGAGAGGTGGTTACTATAGTTTTGAATCTCGGTTTATTCGCAATCTTCCTATTAAAATTATTGATAATTCTCAAATTTCAGAAAAGCAAAAACATGATTTAATTGTTAATTTAGTACAACAAATGCTTTATCTTCATCAACAACTCAATCAAGCAAACACACCCCCAGCCAAAAGAATGATTCAGCAACAAATACAAGCTACTGATAGACAAATCAATCAATTAGTTTATGAACTCTATGAATTAACTGATGCAGAAATAACTATGATTGAAAGTATTCAAAGTACATAA